From the genome of Phalacrocorax carbo chromosome 5, bPhaCar2.1, whole genome shotgun sequence:
GGGTTACCTGGGGCTTTCTGCTGCCTGTCCATCCTGGGCTGATGCCATGCCAAGTGCTACTACAAATCACAAAGTTACAGCTGGCTCAAAACTGGGCACGCCAAGGAGGTATGCTGCTGGCATGGAGCATCATGGCACTGGGGGAAAACCTTGTCTCCACTGCTCCTCCCTGACCGCCACCTTTCAAACCCTACTTCCTCCTTGCAAACACTTACAAGGGAAGAGGCATCTGAtggttttgtgcttgttttggaTGCAcccgggcaggggctggggcaaaGGCAGGAATGCCTGACACAGCAGAGCCATGTCCCAGCGAGCTGCCTCTCCGCAGCAGCTGCGGCAGTGATGGCGTGGGTGTCTCGCAGAGAAATGCGGCTATTAAAATGCCGACCATCCGTCTCTGGCCGTGGGTGGCACCCCGCGATGGCTGCTCCACCCGTACAGCAGCTAGAAGGCCACTCCTTCCTATGCAAGCCCGAGACCAGCTCTGCAAAGTGAGCATTTTGGTGGCATGTTAGAAATCCCCACTTTTCTAAGAGCATGGAAGTCTGGCTTTATGAAAAAGCCTTGCTGTCACGGTGTCAAACACCTGAGTGCTATCTTGAAACAACTTTTAGTTAATGCAAGGAAATCACATGTTGGGAATTCGCTTTTGGAAACACCACTTTTGAGCCTTGCTGCTGtcttttcctgatgtttttgCCAGTCTGGAGCTGGCAGAGCCCATGGAGGTTTTCCTTTGGGCCAGGGAGAGGCTTTCCAATGAGCTGGAGGTTGGGCTGAGCTCAGGTGTCCATTTCATTGCGGGGCTGGAACAGATGGGGCATTGCAGGAGGATAACCTGTCCGCCTTTGGAAGACACTGAGTCACTCATCCTTGCCTTTTAAATAAGCATCTCAGAAAGGGAACAGTGGGACGTAGGATGGTACCATCCCTTGCACTCATCACCCTGCTTCCAGGACTGATCCAAGGTCACTTCCTACCACGGCTGATGCCTTTGCCGACTGCTCTTTGCTTATGGCTGGGGCTTTGCACTGAAGAGAAGAGAGTGGAAATGATTTCATTCATTTCcctttgatgttttttttttttctctctcctcatcTTCAAAGGCAGGAAGGGAAAATTCTGCCCCACGTGCACATGCTGTTCAGCTGGGTGCATGAGCTGGTGGGAGGGCAGCCCTGAGCCCAGGGGGACTTGCATTCGCACAAGCACTCCTTGTCAACCCCGGTCCCTCCCTAAGAATGGAGGTCTTGTTTTTGcacagagcccccccaccctcggaagagggagggaggaagcccAGCAGGGCCTTCCTGTGTAACGGGTCcatattttgtgattttatttgCACGTCAGACATGAAACTTTAGGAGGAGAGcttgcagccaggcagggcttgGCGCATTGATTCCCCCCAGCTTTGCAGGGGTTTGCTGGTTTGAAGGCGGCCATTGGCAACGATGACCTAATCATTAAATTAGGCCCAGCGATTGCCCTGTGGGCGTGTGGCTGATCCAGACCAGCACCATCATCTGAGTGCAGCAACAGGATGTGAGCTGGGAAGGAGGGTGAGCCGAAGCGCTCCAGCACAGCcaagggtgggaggagggacGGAGCCGCCCAGCTTGGGGAGCCTCCAGCACCCAACCCTGAAACCTGCgggaggagaggaaggctgggcaggaggggaggatgggCTCCCGGCAGGAACAGGTCATGCCAGGTatgggaaaaggggaaaaaatgctggggagagagaagaaaatgtcagaGAAGGTTCAGAAAGTGGGATAGCCATGATGAAGGTGACCATGCGCATTGGCAGAGCTGTGCAAAGCAATGCAGGAAGTTTTCTGCTGATGTGGTGACTTGTCCCAGTTGAAGTTCCTGCCTTAAATGCACATCCTTGCAACAGAGCTAGGACCATGCTGCAGAGCCAAGATATACAATGTTCCAAAGCTCAAGGGTGTCTGACATGAGTGCTCTAACTGAAATCCATTAAATAGAAATTATCTTTCTCGGCAACATGTTACAGAAGTGCAGAGGGAGAGCCTGGCTTTTTAAGAGGACAGATTTTAGCTCTAGTTcagctccaggaaaaaaaaaaaaaaagaaagggaaaagagtgCCTCCTCAATCATAAGAGCCAGTTTGGCAGCTGTACATAGTAATTAGTTTAATTCAAATAcctagaggggaaaaaataattgcaaaaccTGCCCAGAAAGTTTGGTGGTTGTGGGATGATTCCCATTGGCAAAGGGTCAAGGCAAGGTCCCACCCATTGCCTTTGTGTTCCCATGCGCAGGAGGAGCACTCGCCAGCGCTTCCTGGGAGAGTTCCCTCTCCGCACAGCTACACCCTCAGCTCAGGCTCATTGCACAAGTATTTTAAGCATGCTGATAAAAGCCCAGCAGTTGCTGGCCAGAATTATGTGAACACCTGGCTGCCTCTTCTCTCCCGGAGTAAGGGATCATTTCCCCTTGGCTGCCCACGTTAAATATTGCACTCAGCTCCACATCTTCTTGCATGCAGGACAGCATCCTCTTCCCAAACACTGCTGGCCTTGTGCAGCAACAACACCTCAATGCGTGTCTTGGTGGACAATTGATGCCAACAGCCCGAATAACCacactgatattaaaaaaaaaaaaaaaaagaaaacgtCATTTCAGAGCAGGGCACAAGTTTCTTGCATATGCTGCCAGCTTGCCCCTCCTCCCGGTGTTGGGGGCTAATGATTTTCTGGCTGGCGGGGTGTTTTCTGCTCCCCTGAGCATGACAGCTGTCATGCATGAAGACTGCAGGGCAAAGAGCACTCCGACTGCATGGGACATCTTTGTGTCCCGTGGGATGTCCTGGCCATctgtgtgtggaaaaaaaagaaaccaacctgCCTTTGCCAAACTGGAGGTGCTTCCCCATCTGCTGGGTTCCTGTTAACAATGCAAAtgggagagctgctggagggggaaCTGGCCCAGCCAGGTGAAGGGCTGGCATTTCCATCCAAATTGAAATATCCGTTTTTTTTGCaagggcagggtgggggagtAACTCAAGAGGGTTCAGTCTTTatctgtggttttatttatttattcttaaagACCTAGTTAGACCTAAGCCTCTCACTCCTGCTAAGCCCTTGAGAACTGTTCCTCTGTCCCACACTAAAGAATAAATGGCAAGAGCAGCTTGGGTGGAACGGGGCCCTCTTGGATGATTATGATATTGGAAGAATCCGTGATTTGCTTGGAAATTTTGAACATGCCCACAGAAATTACCTCTCCATCCCTAAACCCATGCAGTAGTTACCAGCCCTGTTGAGTGCAATGTTCAGAAGCATCTTCTGGCGCTAAAGGCATCCTGGGAACCCGGTGAAGGAAGCAGTGAGCACCAGCTTGCCTTTCGGGCAGCATTGTAGTCGTCCAGGCAGCTCAGTAAAGAGCGTGGTGGAAACTAGACCCGGTGCTGCCAGGAGTCCTTAGCCTTAATGAACCCTGATTGGACCGCTATAAATTAATGCAAGAAGTTATTTGAAGTGATTTGCTACTACTGCAGGGGAATGCCATCAGGGGTTAAGGGGCTCCCACTCACTTTTCGCTGTTTTCCCATCCCAAGACTTGCCCTCGCCCTGACGTCTGCTTGTCTCTGCCATCTCTCCTAGGTACCATGCTTGGGCTTTGCGCCTCGGTGCAGCCCTTGACCCGGACGGTGGGCCCCACCATCGGTGGATTTTTATACAGACAATTTGGAGTCTCCTCCTTCGGCTATTTACAGCTAATTGTCAATataggtttgtttgtttacctCTTAAAGAGTAAAATCCCGCTGAAAGTGATGAAAAGCCAATAATTCAGCTGCAAGAAAGTAACCCTCTTACTTTTTCCATAGAAATAAAGATGttcttgagttttattttttatttgataaACCTGGAATAAAACCATGTGAAGAATTCCTTGCCTTTCAGCAACATTTGCATCTAGAGTAAGGGGCAGATCGGTTTGCAAAGGCTTTGGAGCCATGCTGAGGCAGCTGGTGGCCACAGGAACCTGGGACCTATCAGGTCATCCCCCTGCAGCGGTAGCTGTCATTGCAGGCAATAGCTCCAGATCCTCAGCTGTTGTCCGGCAGCATTCCCGCTTGGATTCACTGAAACTAAGGGGATTAGGAGCCAATGCCTCTGCTCTGGTTTGACCTTTTATTTCACCCCCCTGCACTGGTACCAAGGAATATCGGGGTAAAATACATCTGCTTTTGAGTGTCGTTTTTGCTGCATTAAATGTACCTCTGGCATTCTTGTGCTAGAGGGGGATTGAGGCCAAAGGCTTTCAAATGCTGTGGCCAAACATTTGCTACACCTACAGCTCAGTCATGTGCAACCCTGTCTCTGCACAAGCCCAGCGGGAAGCAGGGTAGCTGCCAGAAGCATGCAAGCAGGTTGCAAAGCCCCAGTGTAGCATCCTGTAGTGCCAGTGTCTCCCTGTTGCTTCCAGAAACAGGAGCCAACCCtccttccaggtttttttttttttcttttttttccctccctgtacCAAGTGTCTCTTGCTGTTGCTACAGGCTGCTTGTAATTACATACTTTACAACTTCCTCTAGTACAAAGTCTCCTGCAAGAATTGCACTGATATTGGGAGGGGGAAATTACCTGACTGAAATTACCAAGTTTGGAGCATTAGTAGCAAGTACTTCACCTACTAAGCTTATCGTCCTGACTTCCGGAGCCGACTCATGTGCTGCAGCATTGCTCTCGAGGAAGCCCAGGTTAGTTAGTGACAACTGATCCTCCCAAGATAAGAATTcagtagttttatttaaaaaaaaaataaataattcagctggttttttttcctccaagcttTTTCATCTGGGTGTTATCAGAAGACAACCATCTCCATTCTTCCCAGTTATCCTGTATCAATTTAACTCACTCTAGAGACTGCCGAggtagaggaaaaggagaaaacaaggaGTTCAGCCTGCTTTGTTGCAAAGCTGAGGAATCCCATGGAGCATTGGCACTGTGTTATTCCAAAATCCAGTTTTCTGCCTTAGCACAGCACTAAGCTATGGGGGCTAGAGGAAGGATACATGGCATTAGCAGACAGCAGCATTTTATTGTCGCAGGGAGCTCTTGCGCCTTCTGTAGCCACTGTTACTCAATTATATGGGAAAGCACGGCAAAAGCTGCATTTATCCAAATTGTGGTAGGCTTTTCTGTTTCCACTACTGACCAGAACTGGACCTCAACATGCTTTGTGGCCCTGTTCAGGAGGCGAGGTCAAACGCAAATGTGTTATCTGGGCTTTCTCCACCTCCCACTGCCCACTCTGGGGCACCAAAAAGCTGAGCTTACTCACTCTTTTTAAGCCACTATACCACTGCTGCTCCACAAACATAAGTCAACAAAAGATACTGCGGCCCAGAGTATAGTAATAAAAAGTGAACATTTCAAGTAATTTATTTGGAATGGACATATTAATGCAAAAGCAATATTAAGACCAGTAACTGCTGAAAGACATTcgtcaaaataaatacaaatatagaTACTACAAATAATTTAAGTTGTGTTTAACACCACCAGTCAGTTTTGAATCTTCCTTGCATCTCATAAATAGAAGATAATCGTTCACAAAGCTGTGCCACTCAAAACACGTGGACGCTTTGCTAGAAGTCCTTTACGAAAGtctttggtttttctttaaatgcatcTCAGGCAAAGCTCAGGGCTCTTTGCTCAGCAGCCTCAATAGGCTTGGAGAAAACCAAGCTGCTTCCAGCTCTCTTCTTCGCTTTCCTTCATTGGTACCCTGTCCCATTTCAGTCCAAGACACTTGATCTGGTTTATCATCCAGTGGTATGCTCTAAAGGCAGCAAGAGAAAGCAGGTTAGTCAGACGAACAGGACAGCagggcagaaaaggaagggggagacTTTAAAGGCAGAGTGGGCGTTCAGCATTACTTTTCACAGATACCGTATTTTTAGCAAATTCCGTAAGGAAAGCACCGCCGCGTGCCATTTCTTATTTCCTTCCTAACATCTGCAACTCTCCCACCAGAAATTCCCAGTGCCGCATGAGGAAAGGGGGAGCGAGCCCCGAAACTCCTGTGCTGAGGCGGCCGGACAGCGCGCCCCGGTTTCGGGGTGCGGCCGGGCACCCCCGCGGGCcggcagccagctggagaggctgcggcggggggggcCCGCTGCTAAAACACGGCGGGGTGAGCGGTGCCGGGGGGGCCCGCCGCCTGTCCCCGTCTGATCTCCCAAAgcaggcggggtggggggccaTAATGAACATTTTCTGAACACCGACAAGCCCCAGCGGGAGCGGGTGAGGGGCCGCGGAGGGGCTCACCTGGGGCCgggccggccggggcgggggcggcggctcAGGGCGCCCGGGCCAGCCGCCGCTCCTGGGCGCCCGCCGCCTGCTCCATCTCCTGGCGGCTCTTGAAGTCCTGGATGGCCCGCTTGTTCTGGAAGTCGATGAGGGCCATGGTGATGGAGGCGTTCCAGCAGCTCTGGTCCGGGCACCGAAAGTCAATCTCCTTGCGGTCCTTGGTGACGATGGTGAAGTAGATGTACTTGCCCGTGCGCTCCACGCAGTCCACCTTGAGGATGGAGCCGAAGCCCAGCTCCTTGCCCTTGGCCCGCTTGTGTCCGTCGGGGAAGAGGCTGAGGCTGTCCTTGGTCAGCACCAccagctttttcttccacagctgGAAAAGGCTGTCGCTCCGCTTCTCCAGCTCGCCCTCGCGGATCACCTCGGCTTGCATCTTCATCCTCCCTCCCCGGCGGCCTCGACTCCggctgtggctgtggctgtggctgtggctcCGGtgcggctccggctccggctccggctcggGCGGCGATGACCGAGGTTCGCCGCGACGGGAACAATTTATTGCAATGAATCAGCGCCGGGCGCCTTCCGGTGCCTCCCCCGGGGagcccggcccgccgccccctcgccgccccgcctcccgcccgccccccgggccgcgctgcccgcccgcccccgcccgtCGGCGctgggctgcggggagggggaccCCCGCGAGCAAAGGGCAGGGTGTTGGATGCTGGGTGTGGGGAGCTGGGTCCCTCCCTGAGGGCTCCCATCTCAGCTGCCGCTGTGGGCAGGGGGACGCTGGCCACCCCGTGAGGGGACCCCAATTTGCGCCCCCCTGCCGTGTGTTTCCTCTGCCCCGCAGGGATAGCCCTCCCCCTCCTCCGGTGAGGATGGGGCCGCTGTGACCTGATTCACTCCCATCTTGCCCCTCTGAGCACTCCCTGCCGCATGTCAGGCCCACTCCGGGGTACGCGATGCTCCCAAAACGACATCCCTGTGGTCCTGGGCCCGGGCATCTCTGCCACATCAGGCATTCCATGGGCATCTGGTTTGGGCCTCAGCCCCTGGTTGCCCCAAGAGGCTCAGCCAGGACGTGACCAAGTCCACCAGCTTCATTTGAGGCCCTGCATCCAACCGGCTCTGCACCGTCACCATCAGCTCTTCCTGTATCCTTTCCTCAGGGCACCCCACCTTTCCAGTTTTGCATTAACACTGCTCCCCCTTATCTTTTTTGTTGTGCCCTGCAATCACTGGATTTACgtccttttcctcccccccccgaTGGAAGGCACCACAGTTCGTTATAGTCTGGCCAGTGCCCAGTGTCACGGGGAAACCAGTAAAGGCTGTGGCGGTTGGAGGTGATACTTAAGAAGAACACACAAGCCTGCAGTCCCTTCCTCTTGTACACCAttcattttgtcatccttttacGAGAGTTGACACAAGGCTGACCCAGCTTCCTAGCCATTGCCTCAATGGTGCAGCCAAGGGCAGGGCTGCACTTAATGAACTTATTCACCCTGCTTCCAAAGCGGTATTTGCTCAGCTACGTACTTTTGCAGCATCACCCTTTGGACTTTGAGTCCTGTTCCCCCTCCATCGTTTTTCTTGAATGACCGACACTTCTATAGGTGTTTGCAAGCCAAACCCCAGAGGTGAGTTTACAAAGCGAGGCCTGGCTCCTTTGAAGAGCCTGGCAGCGTTCCCGGGGACTTCTGCAGGGTCAGAAGCCCATTCCCGGGAACAAATTAGAGCTACAGCCAAACTCATTTCCGCTGCAAATCACTCATCAGCTGGAGTATACGGCTGCCCTTTGATAATTCACTGCAGCGTGCACATCTGTGGGGAGGGCCAGAACAAAGCGGGGGGCTGTGTGGTGCTCTCAGGGCTGATGAATGAGCCGGGAATGGTTTGGCTGAGCTTCTCTGGGTGGGACAGACTGGGGAACGGCTCTGGGAAGGCCACAGTGACCATCGCTGCTCCTGTAGTGGGGCAGAGGCCGCAGACCACACGTGTGGCTGTGTCCTGGCATGAAGACCTAAGGGCTTTTCCCTGAAAGCCAACACTATAGCTCACTTTTTAGTGTGATACAGTTTATTTTGATTGACTAACCATCAGGCTGCACAGCtactacaggtttttttctggacaaACGCTGGTCTGATCTGTAAAACAGCAAGTTCCTGCCCAAAAGGCCTCATAAGAATAAAGAAGCTGGagccagccaggagcagagctggatcttaagcagaaataattatgatttttttaattgggcTCCAAAATACAACAGGGTATGGTCTTTGTGCACAGGAAATGGGACACCActtcaaaaagagcaaaaaaacgAGGCAGCAAGTCAAGAGCATTCAAGGAACATCTGGAGGAAGGCTTCTGGTGCGGAAAGGCTGCAGGACTTGGCATGTTTGTGCACACCTTGCTTCAAAAGGTccggtaaaaaaaaaaaaaaaaaaaagaattagctTTTAAATGAAACTCGCATCTGTGGATGCAGGGTCAGCAGCCTGCTTTGGTCTCTGTCTTTCCACTTTTGCTTTCATCTAAGTGATTTTTCTTATGCATTTATCCatcattttgaaaaattcaaAGCCTCCCCCAGCTGTCACTGCAGTCAGCTTGTCTTAGCACTGGCCAAATTAGAAAActgctagaaaaagaaaagattattaggaaaaaatgtggaaaaaactgCTCAGATTGCAGAAAAGGGTAGGTTATTGCAGAACTGGGACTCTGGTTTCCAATGCATGTCCATTGTAGGAAGGCTGCACTTTTTTACATAGCACAGGCTTGTTAAGTGGGTAACCACATAGAAGGAAAGCCCACTGCATTAAAATACCATAATTTTAGACCTCTGAAACTCCATAAAGTAGGTTTTAAAACCTATTTACCTTTACtgagacagaaagcaaaagtgACTCTCACTGAACCCAAAGTGGGCAGCAAAGTTGAATCATGGGCAATCTCCTATGGGAACACATCTCGAGAAAGAACAGAGAGTTTCAAGGAGCTCAGAGCAATCTGATCTAGGAAACATGTGGCAATTGCTTACAAATAAGTAGCACAACACTAATCCTAGTGCATGCTGTGGTAGCTGGTCACTACTGTTACAGTATATAGCACTAGTTGtgcttgaaaaaagaaaaaaatgtgtatattaccttattttttaaataataaggCTTAATAACTTAGGTGAGGACCTGACAGCAGAGTGCTAATTTAATCTCCAGTGCACTTGGGGAGAGGGATAAGAGATATCATACAGCCCTCCACTGTGCCCTGGCACCGAAGTTTGGGACAAGCATGGGACGAGTGCCGCAGGGCAGTTTGAGTACATGTAGGTTGTGGGTGGCGTTGATAATTAAGGGCCGTGACCCAGCTTTAGCTCTGGGTGACTGCAGCTATCTCTGCCCAAGCTGAGGTTGGTGGCTAGGATAAACTTGTCGCTGCCTTTAGTTTGTGTTTAGTTTAGTTTGATTTAGTTGTGTTACCAGCGAGAGCAAGAGAAGACTTCggtttttttcttgcaaccCACCATGTCACCATGCCTGTGCCTTGGCAGTGCATGAGCTCCCAAATACTGTGGCTACTATTAAAAAAGGTCATCGGACACCAGCTCTTCATTACCCCCCAAATACAAGAAATCTGCAGGAATTTGAAAATTTAAGAATGTGTCTTTCTTCTTAGAAAGGGGGGAAATATAACACAGTGGAGAGTGTTAACCAGAGGGAGGTGATGAGATATGCACTGGCATTCATTTACTGGATCCTTTTCCCACATGGCCATCTCCCTTTTCCCACGCTCATGAGGGATGCTTGTACCATGCACTGCTTTGCCCCAAAGCAATTTCTGTCCTAGTAAgggcatttttaaaagcctatgTGGCAATTTGGCATGCAAGTGTGGCTTCAGCGCTCTCCCAGGTGAAGGGAATAGCATTGGGTCACTGCCGGGGGATGCTTGTACAcgcatgtgtgtgtgttctgtATAGGAATTTGGTTTTATGGGGGTGGGGTGGCCACATTCAGCCTCGATGGATGGGCTGGCGGTGCCACCTTTTGCAGGGTGGGCCACTGGCTCTGCCACAGCACACGTCACTTAAGTGAACACCTGCACCAGAGAAGGGATTTGATCATCATTTCAGAGTCTGAGGGTTCATATACTCTGCTGCTGGCAACATCGGGTTGCCTTAGCTACATGAGTCATGGTAACGCAGCACAGCAGCCACACAGGCACTGCCAGGAGAAGCCTACAGTCCGAGGTCAGGGCTGAGGATGGGTAGGGCTCATGCTGAGGAAGAATGTG
Proteins encoded in this window:
- the PHLDA2 gene encoding pleckstrin homology-like domain family A member 2, which produces MKMQAEVIREGELEKRSDSLFQLWKKKLVVLTKDSLSLFPDGHKRAKGKELGFGSILKVDCVERTGKYIYFTIVTKDRKEIDFRCPDQSCWNASITMALIDFQNKRAIQDFKSRQEMEQAAGAQERRLARAP